One region of Cottoperca gobio chromosome 19, fCotGob3.1, whole genome shotgun sequence genomic DNA includes:
- the vstm4b gene encoding LOW QUALITY PROTEIN: V-set and transmembrane domain-containing protein 4 (The sequence of the model RefSeq protein was modified relative to this genomic sequence to represent the inferred CDS: deleted 1 base in 1 codon) — MKISSVVFALLTRALLGDLCLAINVTITPYPFTVAQEGQNITLSCVVSQRRRNTALPVVKWTFLPEGTDRPEDELLIARVNMRKARFYGNYTKSFPWPKLKLTVVKQGKMFDLVILNVSEGDRGLYMCRVQEFKKHQDRWKAASNCTAATELRVHVLPATKAKESLWSLFEDVYLCAVLICSVGLLCMCMFTVTVTCQYIQRKQRLKDNYLLVKSPQNSSGETVTSVVNVSPALPKKERRYRKKRSRDYQEEIPPEIPAKAPIGDNTRKPKLLKPQPRKVVLPKIVEENLTYAELDLVKPIPEPKASCSGTVYAQILFGEQQL; from the exons ATGAAGATCTCCTCTGTGGTCTTCGCTCTCCTGACTCGAGCACTGCTTGGAG ATTTGTGTTTGGCCATTAACGTCACCATCACCCCGTACCCCTTCACGGTGGCCCAGGAGGGTCAAAACATCACACTCTCCTGTGTCGTGTCCCAGCGGCGCCGCAACACCGCTTTACCGGTGGTGAAATGGACCTTCCTGCCCGAGGGCACGGACCGGCCGGAGGACGAACTCCTCATCGCACGCGTCAACATGAGGAAGGCCCGTTTCTACGGCAACTACACAAAGAGTTTCCCGTGGCCCAAACTGAAGCTGACGGTGGTGAAGCAGGGGAAGATGTTTGATCTGGTGATCTTGAATGTGTCGGAGGGGGACCGGGGGCTCTACATGTGCCGGGTGCAGGAGTTTAAAAAGCACCAGGACCGCTGGAAGGCC GCGTCAAACTGCACCGCCGCTACCGAGCTCAGAG TGCATGTCCTACCAGCCACCAAGGCAAAAGAAAGCCTGTGGAGCTTGTTTGAAG atgtgtaCTTGTGTGCGGTGCTGATCTGCTCAGTTGGTTtgctgtgtatgtgcatgttcaCGGTGACAGTAACCTGCCAGTACATACAGAGGAAGCAGAGGTTAAAAG ATAACTACCTCTTGGTGAAAAGCCCTCAGAACAG CTCAGGAGAGACCGTCACCAGTGTGGTCAATGTGTCTCCTGCTCTGCCTAAGAAGGAGAGGAGGTACAGGAAGAAAAGGAGCAGAGACTACCAAGAGGAAATACCACCAGAGATACCAGCAAAGG CTCCCATTGGAGACAACACACGGAAACCCAAACTTTTAAAACCACAACCACGGAAAGTAGTGTTG cCGAAGATAGTGGAGGAGAATCTGACCTACGCGGAGCTGGATCTCGTGAAGCCGATCCCGGAACCCAAGGCGTCGTGTAGCGGCACCGTGTACGCTCAGATACTGTTTGGGGAGCAGCAGCTATGA
- the lrrc18b gene encoding leucine-rich repeat-containing protein 18 — translation MAKGKKAKGKTISFKEAQKCVHLTLDGKCRLDLSFKEVAEVPKCLQKLCDMDEVDLSRNLIRKVPDFINYFISVRLLDLHSNYLEELPVTIGGLQNLLVLNLCNNRLTRLPSEIGLLKKLHTLHLGMNQLDALPSSVGALKELCHVGLSDNRFTRFPACLTGLNKMQRVNLDRNPIATEDAPVRESLMTEKLYVVKESVLCDDCLDKCKSQRKMVEG, via the exons ATGGCCAAAGGGAAGAAAGCCAAAGGGAAGACCATCTCGTTTAAAGAGGCTCAGAAATGCGTGCACTTGACGCTGGACGGGAAATGTCGCCTGGATCTCAGTTTTAAGGAGGTCGCCGAGGTGCCGAAGTGCCTCCAGAAGCTGTGTGACATGGATGAAGTGGACCTGAGCAGGAACCTGATCAGAAAGGTCCCGGACTTTATCAATTACTTCATCAGCGTCCGGCTTCTGGATCTGCACAGCAACTAC CTGGAGGAGCTCCCCGTGACTATCGGCGGTCTCCAGAACCTGCTGGTTCTGAACCTGTGTAACAACCGTCTGACGCGCCTCCCCAGCGAGATCGGCCTGCTGAAGAAACTCCACACACTCCACCTGGGTATGAACCAGCTGGATGCTCTTCCCTCCTCCGTCGGCGCGTTGAAGGAGCTCTGCCACGTCGGCCTCTCTGACAACAGATTCACCCGCTTCCCCGCCTGCCTCACCGGGCTGAACAAGATGCAGAGGGTCAACCTGGACAGGAACCCCATCGCCACTGAGGACGCACCCGTCCGCGAGTCCCTGATGACTGAGAAGCTTTACGTGGTCAAGGAGAGCGTCCTGTGTGACGACTGCCTGGATAAGTGCAAAAGTCAGAGGAAGATGGTGGAGGGTTAG
- the arhgap22b gene encoding rho GTPase-activating protein 22 isoform X4 codes for MTAMLSPKIRQTRRARSKSMVMGEVSRGPCRPASPGLQEGALKAGWLKKQRSIMKNWQLRWFVLRSDQLFFYKDEDETKPQGCVPLQGCQVNELTANPDEPGRHLFEIVPGGLREPTRCPLCAE; via the exons ATGACAGCCATGCTGAGCCCAAAGATCAGACAGACCAGGAGAG cccGGTCCAAGAGCATGGTGATGGGCGAGGTGTCGCGGGGCCCGTGCCGCCCGGCCTCCCCCGGCCTCCAGGAGGGGGCTCTGAAGGCTGGCTGGCTGAAGAAGCAGCGCAGCATCATGAAGAACTGGCAGCTCCGCTGGTTCGTGCTGCGCTCAGATCAACTCTTCTTCTACAAAGACGAGGACGAAACCAAACCGCAG ggCTGCGTTCCTCTGCAGGGGTGCCAGGTCAACGAGCTCACAGCTAATCCGGACGAACCAGGAAGACACCTCTTTGAGATTGTACCAG GGGGGCTGAGGGAACCGACCCGCTGCCCACTCTGTGCTGAATGA
- the LOC115024724 gene encoding general transcription factor II-I repeat domain-containing protein 2-like gives MDSWEEACRSVDIKDEPEITKAQREAVVKASFMVAAALAKSGRPLTDGEFVKSCMMKVCDVVCPDKRQVFLNVNLSRDTVAGRVCDLATNLQQQLVRKGRDFIAYSLAVDASTALMSVFIRGVDSSLCVTEELLGLRSMHGTTTGKDLFEEVSRCVNDMRLPWDKLVGLTTDGAPEMCGEKSGLVGRMREKMREDNCTGELTTYHCIIHQEALCGKALNMEHVMSTLTRAVNFIRATGLNHHQFKSFLEELGSDLPDHTQVRWLSQGKVLKRCFELREEICRFMESKGEDTTELRDKEFLCEVAFLCDLTSHLNALNLQLQDRGSVVTDMYAAVRAFKVKLRLWETQMLQGKLSHFPCCQTMKEQVSTAVFPSARFAEKLSILGGDFTHRFADFEAQKSRFELLRNPFAADVESAPTNIQMELIDLQCNDSLKAKYVSVGAAQFPRFIPDTMPQLRSQAAQMLSMFGSTHLCEQLFSMMKKTSHRTRLTDELLHSILRISSARSLTPNIDELASMRCQVSGSD, from the coding sequence ATGGACAGCTGGGAGGAAGCGTGTAGGTCTGTGGATATAAAGGACGAACCCGAAATCACCAAAGCACAACGTGAGGCTGTCGTAAAGGCTAGTTTCATGGTGGCCGCGGCGCTAGCTAAGTCCGGCCGGCCATTGACCGACGGAGAATTTGTTAAAAGCTGCATGATGAAAGTTTGCGACGTCGTGTGCCCAGATAAAAGGCAAGTGTTTTTAAACGTGAACCTGAGCAGAGACACCGTTGCTGGTCGTGTATGTGATCTTGCCACCAATCTACAACAACAGCTGGTGAGGAAAGGAAGAGATTTCATCGCATACTCTCTTGCTGTGGACGCGAGCACCGCCCTGATGTCTGTTTTCATCCGTGGAGTGGACTCCAGTCTGTGCGTAACAGAGGAACTGTTGGGATTACGATCAATGCATGGCACTACTACGGGGAAAGATCTATTTGAAGAGGTATCCAGGTGTGTAAATGACATGAGGCTGCCTTGGGATAAACTTGTGGGACTGACAACAGATGGAGCGCCCGAGATGTGCGGTGAAAAGAGTGGATtggtgggcaggatgcgggagaagatgcggGAGGACAACTGCACAGGTGAGCTGACAAcctatcactgcatcatacaccaggaagcgttGTGTGGCAAAGCCTTGAACATGGAACATGTGATGAGCACCTTAACACGAGCAGTCAACTTCATAAGAGCCACAGGTTTAAACCATCACCAGTTCAAGTCTTTCCTGGAGGAGTTGGGTTCAGACTTGCCCGATCACACACAGGTGCGATGGCTAAGCCAAGGGAAagtactgaaaaggtgtttcgagttgcgtgaggagaTCTGTCGGTTCATGGAAAGTAAAGGGGAAGACACAACAGAGCTCCGGGATAAAGAGTTTCTGTGTGAAGTGGCGTTTCTGTGTGACCTCACCAGCCATCTCAATGCGctcaacctgcagcttcaggacCGGGGCAGTGTGGTCACAGACATGTACGCTGCAGTGAGGGCTTTTAAAGTCAAGCTGCGCCTGTGGGAAACGCAAATGCTGCAAGGAAAGTTGAGCCATTTCCCGTGCTGCCAAACTATGAAAGAGCAGGTCTCTACCGCCGTGTTCCCAAGTGCACGGTTTGCTGAAAAACTCAGCATACTCGGTGGAGACTTCACACACCGGTTTGCCGACTTTGAAGCCCAAAAAAGCAGGTTTGAACTGCTCCGTAATCCATTTGCAGCCGACGTGGAAAGCGCACCAAccaacatccaaatggagctgattgacctccagtgtaatgactcactcaaggcaaagtatgtctctgtgggcgctgcacagtttccacgTTTCATCCCGGACACAATGCCCCAGCTGCGTAGCCAAGCTGCTCAAATGCTctccatgtttggcagcacacacctgtgtgaacaactgttCTCTATGATGAAGAAAACATCACACAGGACTCGTCTTACTGATGAACTCCTTCACTCAATCCTGAGGATTTCCTCCGCTCGGAGCCTGACCCCGAACATTGATGAACTTGCATCCATGAGATGCCAGGTATCTGGCTCAGACTAG